Below is a window of Candidatus Hinthialibacter antarcticus DNA.
ATGCGGGTGATCTCATCATAAAAGCCCGCTAGGTTTTCGCGCACGATGGGGATGTCGGGCAGGTATCGCGGCACTACGATTTCCTCATGGGTGTAGGGCTTGTCGATACAGCCCCGGTCAAAGGGACGATGAGCGTCGACGAAACCCATCTGCAAAAAGAACGGCTGTTGTTTGGGGCGCTCATCCATAAAAGACGACCAGTCGGTCACTTTGCCTTTGACGGAGTGGAACTTTTTGGCGGCGGCGTCGCCCAAATGGAGTTTGCCAACCGAGCCGGTGTGATACCCCGCAGGCGCGAGCAACTCCGGGACGATGGCTTGATTTGCGGGAAGCGGATCATGCAAATTGTCCGCCCCGGTTGAGTGCGGATACTTACCCGTGAATACGCTGCAACGGCTGGGGCTGCATGACGAAATTGTCACGAACGCATTGGTGAATTGCAGGCCGCCTTTCGCGAGAGCGTCGATTGTCGGCGTTCGGATGGTCGGGTGGCCGTAACAAGCGATGTCGCGGCCTCCGACGTCATCAGCGATGATCCAGATGATGTTGGGTTTTTCATCGCTGTCGCTGGTTTGCGCTACGGCGTTGCGCATGGCGGCAAGCGCCATACTGGACTGTAAAAAACTGCGTCGCGTAAGAGGCATGAATCCTATCCTTCCCAATGGTAATACTACGATGATTTCAAAGCCTCTGTGGTATTGTCAAGCAGCATCGCGATGAATTATTTCTTCTCGATAAACAAAGCCGCAGGGCCGTCAACTGGATTTTCGATTTTCATCTTTGAATTCGATGTTAAGCGCTTGTCCTTCAATTCAATTTTACTGGTCTCCACATTGAGCCACTCGACTGTGTACTCGCCTGCTGGCATTTCAACTTCTACGTTCTTTGTGTCTTGAGGGACAAACACAAGATATCTTGTTTCCGAATCCGCTAAACAGTATCCCGTATTTGATAACTCATTCATCGGCTTGCTGGCGTTGAGGTCCATGCGGGCGGTGAATTTACGAATGTCTCCAAGAGCGCGGCGTAAGGCGGCATATTTTTCGTCGAATGGCTGTTGGCCTAAAACGACAGCGTCATACGTGTCCATAAAAATTGGGTTCAACCCACGGCAGGCGCTTTTCCACGCCCATGAGGCGTAGCCGCCGATTCCCCATAAGTGGTCGGTGTCGGATATTACAACTTTCTTTCCCGTGTTGGCGGGCGGGTTGTCGCGATAGCCACCGTCATTGTTCGGCGATATCCAATCGGCGGGGCTGTCAAACAGCGTTTTATTTTTGCCGCCTTTGTATTGAAAGGTCATGCCGACGGGATGTTGGACGGGCTTGGTTGATTCGTATTGTTTGATAAAACGGATCAGGTGGTATTGCCATTCGGTGGATGGCGGGTGGTTTTCGTTTGATATTTCGTACAACACATTATCTAGATCGTTGACTTGGTCGATGACCTCACGGATATACGCCTTCTGGATTTCGAGAACTTTATCATTGCCGAGTTCGTGAATCTCGAGTCCCTTGCCGTCGCCATTGGTATCGCCGTTGGTTCCATTGATATTGTTATTGAGAGCAAATGGATGGAAATCCAGTGCTTGATTGACGTGTTGTAAGCCCCAACCCTCAAAGAACATGATCGAAACGTAGATGCCTTTTTGGCCCGCAGCGGCGACGCGTTCGCGCAGACGGTTGAAATATTCGGGATTAAATTTTGATAAATCGAATTTGGGCTTCCCGTCCGTTGCTTCGCCGGGGCCGGTGCGCAGCCAAGGCAGCGGCGCGACAAAGTGGCGTGTGTGTTCATTGCGATTATTGGCGCCATTGCCCGATGTATCCCACTGGGTCAGGTCCCATGCCCACATGCGCATGAAATTGTGATTGAGTTCTTCCATCCAAGTGATGTATTGCGGATAGTCAAACGCTGGCGGCGGGTCGCTCGGCCCCATATCAACCAGGTTATACCAGGTATGCGAGCCGGTGAGTAGGATCGCCTTGCCGTCTTGATCGCAAAAATAATTTTGGTTTTCTTTGCATACGCGTAATGGGCC
It encodes the following:
- a CDS encoding DUF6298 domain-containing protein, which produces MRQPIVSFCAFTLFLFIALTSDAAPSNGPLRVCKENQNYFCDQDGKAILLTGSHTWYNLVDMGPSDPPPAFDYPQYITWMEELNHNFMRMWAWDLTQWDTSGNGANNRNEHTRHFVAPLPWLRTGPGEATDGKPKFDLSKFNPEYFNRLRERVAAAGQKGIYVSIMFFEGWGLQHVNQALDFHPFALNNNINGTNGDTNGDGKGLEIHELGNDKVLEIQKAYIREVIDQVNDLDNVLYEISNENHPPSTEWQYHLIRFIKQYESTKPVQHPVGMTFQYKGGKNKTLFDSPADWISPNNDGGYRDNPPANTGKKVVISDTDHLWGIGGYASWAWKSACRGLNPIFMDTYDAVVLGQQPFDEKYAALRRALGDIRKFTARMDLNASKPMNELSNTGYCLADSETRYLVFVPQDTKNVEVEMPAGEYTVEWLNVETSKIELKDKRLTSNSKMKIENPVDGPAALFIEKK